CAAGTCGAAAAAAGTAGGCTGGCCAGTATTTGCACGACGTCgtccgctgtctcttgtctgtttctctcttgtggCTGGATTCCCCACCCGGAGCGGGGCCTTGCTACAGGAGGGCAGCTACATTGTTTTCGAAAGAGGAGGTGGCGGTTGAAAGTGCTCCTTCTTCATGCCTCGTCCTCCAGTTCCCGACGGGCCATTTGCAGAGCATCTACGCTGCGTGCCCCGTTTGGTCAGAGGGGGGTACAGTACGCACGTACACAGCCTACATTCGGTACGAAGGGGGTACGGGATATGTGGCTCTGATCTCATAGGGACTTGTACCTTCCAGTAGTGTGCGAATTACGTGTCAGCAAGCGGTTTGTTTTGTGCATTGCTGCATGCTCGTCTATCATACCACGAAAATCGATGGTTCAATCAAAAGTTTACAAAAGGGTGTTCGTGTGGATCCTGGCCCGAGTGGAGAAAAATCAGGGgctgcgttttttttgttttgtTGTTGCCTTTTCGCGTCACCCTACATTTGCGGCAATCGCAGGCCGGTTTGGGAGCAAAGTGCTATTGTACATGCTTCCGCTGCTACATTTTCACAAGCGTCATTTATGAATTCATTGTATTTGTTCGGTGCAATTTAGCGGAGTTCCTGCCGAAATGGCTCGCTGCAAGTTGCCAAAATGGCGTAATCTGGGATGTGGAGAAAGTATTAAATGATTACGTCTGCATCACATCGGTGCGTTGGCAGCAGTGGCCTATCACAGCATGTGGAGCATGAGTACAGACCTCGCAATTTGATTTTGTACACTGAACTTAGGAGCAAGAACGCGTTGGCAATGTGTACGACTAATAAGTTTCGCTCTTCTAGATCCTGTGAAATCATTCTCATGAACGAAGGCACGCAGACGACGCATCATTTAGCCAGTTTGCCAGCATGATAAGAGTACGAAACATAGATGTGTCACGTTTGATAATTCAGGTAACACAGAGACCAGAACTGGCCTTCTTAAGGCGTAGCAACAGTGTGCAGGGCCTACCACATGTGTCGGTGAGCGGCAGGGATCTTGCTGGTAGCGAGCAAACGCGCCCCTTATCGTCTTCGCGTTTTTAATCGTCGTCTACCGAATACACGGTAGCTAGTGTTGCAGAACTCGATTCTCTGAGATACGGCAACATGAGGAGAGTTTCGACACGCTGCTCTGGTGATTCTTGGTGATTCGCGTCTTTACCCCTTTGTTTGCGGTTACTTGCGTCGGTCCCGCGATCACCGCTGCGACACCGGCGATTCCGTAACACTGTTCTTCTGCATTGCTTGCCGGGTGcgaaacaaaagagaaagtAGCTGACTGTGTCACCATGGTGTATCCTTTGGATGCTACAAGGGACTTCAAGGCTCTGCATCCCACCACATGCCCAGTTTGCTCTTTCGTTGGCAGTCAGGCAGCCTGTCAAATCATATTCGCGTCGTGTTGCTGCCCCCTTGCTTAGTGACGGGTCCATGCTGAGGTGCAAATCAACTGGCGCACGGAAACatcagagacgaagacattCGGGAAGGCCTTCCCCGTATTTCAAACTTGTTggccgtctcttcctccctaCTCGTCTTGCACCATCCAGTTGTTCAGGAGCTCAAGCGACGGTATGTTACGTTCTGAACTTCTCGACACCTAGTTAGTCAGCGTCTCACGTTGTGTTTGCCTTGCGGGCATCTACGAAGAAAGACCTATCTCCCGGAGGATGAAGAGACCTTAGAATGGAAGAAACAACACAGTTCCAAGCAAGTGACGAGACTTCTAAGCTTCGTAGAAAGAACGGGTGAGCTGGTCGTTCTGGTTCTTCGTCTGGAAGTTGCGCTGGCCACAGCCTTCTTTGTTCGATAATTCGTGGTCATGACGCAATTTCATCCAAATATGTACCGCCATTCTCACTGTTTTTCTTGGAAGGCTGACGacgcttctcctccgccgccgccttcgtcgcccACAACCGGTTTCAATTCACTGAAACACGCCTCCTCAGAGACAATAACTAACGATATGTCTCTGTGTGCAGTGTGCGCCTCACTTTTTTGGGGGACAGAACATTTACATTTCACGGACAACAGCCCCAAAACGGCATCTCGCTCGAGAGACCGCTGGAAACAGCTATTgatttcctttttcctgctgatgaagaagagaacgcgtcATCGATCTCGACTATGAGTCCaccagaggagacgaaattGCAGGAAGGCAACGCCAGTTGAGTCACCACCGCATTGCCTGACGGATTTTGGAAGACAGAGTCACTGCGAACGGAGGTTCAAGTTCTCTTTGAGCTAGTGAGCAGTTCGCCTACGGGGCCTTGCTGTGGAGTTCCCCAGTGAGCCACGATTGTTTTTGATACTGATGTCTCAGCGCGGAAACCGCTTGTTTCATACCAAAGATGCAGTCGGACAACTTGGATTTCGATCATATTGAATCGATCTTGACAACTGGTGTTTTGCTGTTGCGTATGAGGTGGGCCAACGCCGAATTCGCTGAAAACTGCCCGGACTAGTGTATCCTTTTGCACACTGACAGACGCCATGGACTATTGAATTCAATATTGAAGAAGGGCTAAATGGAAGATGATTTTTTCTGTGATATGAAACATCCGACGAAATCGCTGATGCTGGACGGCAAGCCAGCGAGTTGGCTTGTCTGGTATCGGCATGGAAGAGTGAAATTTGTAGGTGTGAATTTTGACTAAGCAGGTAGAAGGACAGTcgtgtttgtctcttctgatTCCTTTggtttctgcctcgtctttgGTATCGAACGTGCATCTGTTGGCACCAGTCTGGGAATAGGACTTCAATTATGATGACCATAGAAGCAATAACACTCCCGAGCGTCGGCGTTACGCTTAGCGCCGATGGTTTACGAGACTCATGCGAATCCTTACCGAAGACCTGTGTTGGCACTAATGGGAACCGTATGAATGTGTTTTTGTGTAAATTGACAGTCATCGTGTGCACTTCCGGAATGAATGAACACACAAGATGCAACCCAATTGGCGTCCCCGGTCATGCCCAAGTTCCTTTTTTGCTGTGTTCCATCGCTCGTGCAGTCGAGGGCAATTCGCATTACAGTGACGCCCCTTTTGTGGTGCATCGCCACACTTAAACACGCTCAAAATAAGGCAGGACCTCTCAACTATCATTCTACGTCAATACTGGTGGAAACGTAACTGCTGTTGTCTCATTTATGCCACTGTTGTGTAAACGCCTCTCACGAGCTGAGGCACACAAAACTCAGTACGTCTCCTCTATCCGGCAAGTGCTCGTGCCACAATTCACCAAAAAATCAATTGGACATCACTTTCAGAACTGGAAATCATCTTgacatgtctctctctcgcgtcacTTTTGCCAATCCTCTCCACACGTGCTCCCTTGTccatatatacagatatccatatatatatatatatatatatatatgcacttTCAGCAGACGGATACGCccgtgtgcatgcagagaaatcgTGTGTGTACGACGAGAAGTTACACACACATCATAAAATTCGCTGCGTTTTAACGCCAGCCCAGCGCCTCAGAGGCGGGGTCTTCATACGTGCTGGCTCGTATGGCGAATTCGAGAAGTTCTTCGTAGGCCGGGGTGGCAACGTCCCTTTCGGTGAGTCCCGGGGTGCCAGATTGGAAGGTTCCTTCTCGCATATCCCGGTCGAGGCGCAAGATGTACTGCAGGAATTCTCCCGTGGCTTCGTCTGCTGCCTTCCGGAGAACCGCGGAGCTGAACTTTAGCGGGGATTCGAGCCGCGGCAGCTTCAGTTGGAGAGCGCACCAGTCAACAATTTCTTTTCCCGCTTGCGCGAGGAACTGTTCCTCGACATTTCGAAGCGCAGCCTCAGTGGCAAGAGCGTCGCTGTCTGGTCTGCTGCGCCTGCCGTCTTCTCGGTCGCCGttctcgcgctcttctcgGGTCTCTGAGCCGGCCACTCTTTCGCTGCCTGGGCGCAGAACTCGTCGTGGCAGCGAGCTGACTGCCTCCCAACAAAAACTTGCCATTTGCCGAAGGAGTTTGTCCATGGCGCCGTACGTTGGAGGCACGCGCGACCGCTCCGCGATCTCGCGCATGCGGCGCAGACCTACGAGGTCTGTTCGTTCGTCCGCTGAGAAGTCGGAGGTGGCCCGACCCAGACCGTCTCTGGCGTCCTGGACGACGTGTTTCGGCGCATATCTCAGGATGAAATTCCCGAAAAAGCAACAAATCAGCGTCTCTGCACACGTCGCGATCGCAGACGAGGTCACGTGATGAGCAGACGCAAAAGAGGTCACCGGGGACTCGCGAAGTTGCGCGTCTACGGCATCCGCGAGGAGGTAAAGCAGCCCGCGAAACGTGCACGGGAAGTCCGCCAGAGAGAGTCGCTTCAGCCGCTCCAGAAACAGGCTGCCTGCGGGTCGAAACAGCTTCGCAGGTGTCTCTCTGAGAATCTGATCCGCACTCAAATGCTCCGACGCCACGATGCTGTCTGCCGCCGCCAACACCGGGTCCATCACCTGGTGCAGCCAGGACAGATCGCCCGGCAAAAGCATCTCTTTCGAAGACGTCACGAACGacagaaaggggaagagcAGCGATGAAGAGTGCAGAAACAGCGACGCTGGAAGGTGGCCTACCCACTTCAACTCGTACTGAACACAACCAACGCAAAGCAAAAGACATCCGGACTTCGAGGGGACAGTAGAGACAACTGGGCGAACCACACATAGCGCCACACAATCCACACAAAACACAGTAGTTCAGAAAACGCATAGATACACGTACATGTAGTGATTCACCAGGGACCCAACGACGACACTCCTGTCCGCGGTgaatgcatatacatataatatatatatatatatatggagagacagccgcgTATGCGAAGATTCCTGTGCAGTTATCGATGCTAAACGTCATCGTATAGGTCCACTGGGGGCTTCTTGTATCGCTCGACAATTGCTTCTTTTTATGTCGACACGCTGCGTATACAATATGACGTAGTCACGTTTACGAGTTGGTTAATCCTCTAAGAGTGCTTCCACGCAAGTGCTGCTGGGTTCGGGACGAATATGCAGTCATGTACCAACAAGGAAAACCTTTCGTCCGGGGGGTTGACAGCGGAGAAGTGAATTGTTTTAGGGCGGTAACGGTGAGAATGGTCTACACCTTAATCTACCGCTTTGTCCCATGTAAATCTCTacgtctgccttctcggcTTTCACTCCGTCCCTTGTCGTGGATATGTTTCCACCGTccatctcttctttctctacTAATGTTCGCCCCTCCCTGCGTGGCCTTCCGCTCCCTGACTGTTTTTTTTCCGCACCCGGAACAGGTGATACGCGAGGTCCGGCACTGCAGAAAACGAATTCGCCAgattgcatgcagcggccaCGAGTCGCCGGCGCTGATCGCCGTCGGACGCCTGAAGCACAAACAGAAACGCTTTGAAAAGCCAAGAAACTCCATGCGACACATGCGATGCTACCTCAACTGTGAAGAATGTATGGAAACGTCGGTCGTCAGGTTTTCTCAAGACGAGCTAAAGCTGAAATTCATATGGGGGCTATGCCTTTATTCGACATGGAATAAACACAAGTGATCGACACACGGTCACAACTGCATATGAAACCAATCGTGTAGGCATGCGTCGATTCGAATCCGACGCACACACTGGCTCTGTCGACGGTCGCGTTATTGCCCTTCACAGCACACATAATCTGCTGGTTCAACCCCGCGGATTTCCGTCACATACTCGAAGAAGGAGGTCGTAGAatattgaaatccaacactcTTAGCTATCGGTGCCCGCCGATAATTTGAGTCCACGTGTTCCGTTGCGAGCAGGGCAGGCGATAAATGTAACTCAGCTCTCCGCCAGCAGAAACTGTCGCGGGTTCCCTACCTTGAGCAGCGTTAGAAGCGGGATAAAGTTGTTGTCCGACAAGAGATTCCAGAGGCGGCGACACACGGCCTTAGGGACCTTCTGGAGAGGACTGAGAATCGACATGAGGGTGGGAAGATTCTCGCCTCGCTCCTCCGCCTCGCGAGCCCGTGCAACGATCTCCCGCGTTTGCGGTGGAAGAGCATTGGGATCCGTTGCAGCTTCCGCCGAGGTAGCTAGTGAAGAAAAAACCCACATGAATAGGTCAACTCGTCACGGAAAATGCGGGGAACAAGACTCTCTTTGTTGCACGCACGTATGCAGCTCCACGTATGTCGatacagacacacgcatgcacacaagaACTCAAGCCGACGAGTACGCAACATGGTATACAGACACATCGGGATGTGTGTACGTGTGAAACAATAAATTTTCATATGGTTTCTTCCCTAGCTGCAGGTTCCAGATTGCTGTGGCACCGTCCGGTGACACTGGA
This window of the Toxoplasma gondii ME49 chromosome VI, whole genome shotgun sequence genome carries:
- a CDS encoding hypothetical protein (encoded by transcript TGME49_242310) produces the protein MLQGTSRLCIPPHAQFALSLAVRQPVKSYSRRVAAPLLSDGSMLRCKSTGARKHQRRRHSGRPSPYFKLVGRLFLPTRLAPSSCSGAQATADDASPPPPPSSPTTGFNSLKHASSETITNDMSLCAVCASLFWGTEHLHFTDNSPKTASRSRDRWKQLLISFFLLMKKRTRHRSRL